From Penicillium psychrofluorescens genome assembly, chromosome: 1, one genomic window encodes:
- a CDS encoding uncharacterized protein (ID:PFLUO_000073-T1.cds;~source:funannotate) has product MASTTSTSTTSSSPALITFYDIALAPPVEKTACSPNPWKTRYALNFKKTPYKTRWVPLPDISSVRGALNIPASRKFADGSPYHTLPVVSDPATGRIVGDSFEIATYLQEQYPSSGAGDLFPMQELGYVFGQDLELFAPIAEAEAAEGNLAAYAKFNTNVDAAFSAHAQLVVQGFPLDPATAEESKAEFSRRAGVPWEAMSVSGEKRGELLRSFEETLGGIARFYNRDASGPFLLGSRASYADFIVGGWLRMNRGMLSGEEWEALKGWHGGVFGRLHEALEEFAQMD; this is encoded by the coding sequence ATGGcgtccaccacctcgacctcaaCTACTTCATCCTCTCCGGCCCTAATAACCTTCTACGATATCGCGCTCGCTCCCCCCGTTGAAAAGACTGCCTGCTCCCCAAACCCCTGGAAAACCCGCTATGCCCTGAACTTCAAAAAGACCCCCTACAAAACAAGATGGGTGCCCCTGCCTGATATCAGCTCCGTCCGCGGCGCTCTCAACATCCCCGCCTCGCGCAAATTCGCCGACGGATCCCCTTACCACACCCTCCCCGTTGTCTCCGACCCAGCCACCGGGCGCATAGTGGGTGACTCCTTTGAAATCGCGACATATCTACAGGAACAATACCCGTCCTCGGGGGCGGGTGACTTGTTCCCGATGCAGGAGCTCGGGTACGTCTTTGGGCAGGACTTGGAGCTTTTCGCGCCGAttgcggaggcggaggcggcggagggaaATCTTGCGGCGTACGCAAAGTTTAATACGAATGTGGATGCTGCGTTTAGTGCGCATGCACAGCTGGTGGTGCAAGGCTTTCCTCTTGATCCTGCGACTGCGGAGGAGAGCAAGGCGGAGTTCTCGCGGAGGGCGGGAGTGCCGTGGGAGGCTATGTCGGTTAGTGGGGAGAAAAGGGGGGAGCTTTTGAGGTCGTTCGAGGAGACCCTAGGCGGGATTGCTAGGTTTTATAACAGGGATGCGAGTGGGCCGTTTCTGTTGGGGAGTAGGGCAAGTTATGCGGATTTTATTGTTGGGGGGTGGTTGCGCATGAATCGGGGCATGTTGTCaggggaggagtgggaagCGTTGAAGGGGTGGCATGGCGGTGTATTTGGAAGATTACATGAGGCGTTAGAGGAGTTTGCGCAGATGGACTAG
- a CDS encoding uncharacterized protein (ID:PFLUO_000079-T1.cds;~source:funannotate), with protein MGEKNSFVAGTDGASGDATDDIGYEGHGAIHPSGRQPRLQRKLKSRHLQMIAIGGTIGTGLFIGSGEAISHAGPVGGLIAYMFIGSIVFSVMTSLGEIATYIPIPGAFTAYASRFVDPSLGFAMGWIYWFSWAITFALELTATGLIINYWDHSIPIEIFIAVFWVIIFAFNLLPVNFYGELEFWLSSIKVLTVVGFIIFGICIDAGAGRQGYLGFHNWVHPGPFADYLVTPGPTAKFVGFWAVLIQAGFSCQGTELVGLAAGESENPRKTVPSAIRKTFFRILLFFVLTVFFIGLLVPSNNKRLLSSASNASASPFVIAADLAGVPVLPNLLNAVLLTVVLSAANSNVYTGSRLLVGLAQEGFAPHWFSNTTKGGVPYNGVVATVAIGLLGFMNVSNTATTVFNWLLNVSAVAGFILWATLNLCHIAFMRALKARNMSRDILPYKAPWQPFLAYYGLFFNVLIALTQGFTAWIPTFDVSSFFAAYVSLILFAIFYIVHKLVFRDPLVHPLQADLDTGRLEIENQHWETSTPTTWYGKVWRILVD; from the exons ATGGGTGAGAAGAACTCTTTTGTGGCGGGAACCGACGGTGCCAGCGGAGATGCCACCGATGATATCGGCTATGAAGGACATGGCGCTATTCATCCCTCTGGTCGCCAGCCGCGTCTTCAGCGAAAACTGAAAAGCAGACATCTACAGATGATTGCAATTG GTGGCACAATTGGTACAGGTCTGTTTATCGGAAGTGGCGAGGCTATATCTCACGCTGGGCCAGTAGGAGGACTCATCGCTTACATGTTCATTGGTTCCATTGTGTTTTCGGTCATGACATCTCTTGGAGAGATTGCAACGTACATTCCTATCCCAGGGGCATTCACAGCGTATGCCTCGCGGTTTGTTGACCCTAGCCTCGGATTTGCCATGGGCTGGATCTACTGGTTTTCATGGGCCATCACTTTCGCCCTGGAGCTGACGGCTACTGGCCTGATAATCAACTATTGGGACCattccatccccatcgaAATCTTTATTGCGGTTTTCTGGGTAATCATCTTTGCCTTCAACTTGCTCCCGGTCAACTTCTATGGTGAATTGGAGTTTTGGCTTTCCAGCATCAAAGTCCTCACCGTCGTTGGGTTCATCATCTTTGGCATCTGCATTGATGCCGgtgctggccgccaaggatACCTTGGGTTCCACAACTGGGTACATCCGGGACCTTTTGCTGACTATCTCGTAACGCCTGGCCCAACTGCCAAATTTGTTGGCTTCTGGGCGGTCCTCATCCAGGCTGGTTTCTCATGTCAAGGGACCgagctcgtcggcctggCCGCCGGTGAAAGCGAGAATCCTCGAAAAACGGTTCCATCGGCCATCCGCAAAACCTTTTTTCGGATTCTCTTGTTCTTTGTTCTGACAGTGTTTTTCATCGGCCTGCTGGTGCCCTCGAACAATAAGCGACTgctctcctcggcctccaacGCATCCGCATCGCCATTTGTGATCGCTGCAGATTTGGCTGGCGTCCCCGTTCTGCCGAATTTACTCAACGCAGTTCTTTTGACGGTCGTCCTGTCAGCTGCCAATTCCAACGTTTATACCGGTAGTCGCCTGTTGGTTGGATTGGCACAGGAAGGCTTTGCACCCCATTGGTTTTCCAATACAACAAAAGGTGGTGTGCCATACAATGGAGTGGTGGCCACCGTCGCAATTGGCTTGCTTGGGTTCATGAATGTTTCCAACACGGCAACGACCGTGTTCAACTGGCTCTTGAATGTGTCGGCCGTGGCTGGGTTCATCCTCTGGGCCACCCTGAATCTCTGTCACATTGCATTCATGCGGGCGCTGAAAGCCCGCAACATGTCCCGAGACATATTGCCCTACAAGGCTCCGTGGCAGCCTTTCCTGGCGTATTATGGATTGTTCTTCAATGTTCTCATCGCTTTGACCCAGGGCTTCACGGCGTGGATCCCGACATTTGATGTGAGCAGCTTTTTTGCGGCGTATGTTAGCTTGATCCTGTTCGCCATTTTCTACATAGTCCACAAGCTCGTGTTTCGAGACCCTCTGGTTCACCCGCTCCAAGCCGATCTGGATACTGGTCGTCTGGAGATTGAAAATCAGCACTGGGAGACTAGCACCCCTACCACCTGGTATGGAAAGGTCTGGCGGATCCTGGTGGACTAA
- a CDS encoding uncharacterized protein (ID:PFLUO_000072-T1.cds;~source:funannotate): MQALEEKFERATTTGKLPGTVLAAASRDGSLEYFKSFGKSRLEEDSPPVSSDTTFCLSLCHEVGHVCGGDASG, translated from the exons ATGCAGGCTCTCGAGGAAAAGTTCGAACGAGCCACTACGACTGGGAAGCTGCCAGGAACCGTCCTTGCTGCGGCCAGTCGTGATG GTTCCTTGGAGTACTTCAAATCGTTCGGCAAAAGCCGTTTAGAGGAAGACTCCCCACCAGTCTCGTCCGACACAACGTTCTGTCTCAGCCTCTGCCACGAAGTTGGTCACGTCTGTGGCGGCGATGCAAGTGGTTGA
- a CDS encoding uncharacterized protein (ID:PFLUO_000076-T1.cds;~source:funannotate) gives MLRLLLPNGAFSSFTWTTVFYLALIVPLAFFGTSTNAEVVEEDDGGSIIGIDLGTTYSSVGVMQNGTVEILINDQGNRLTPSYVAFTDEERLIGDAAKDQYAVNPHRTIFGIKRLIGRKFDDTDVQNKAFPFKVVNKDGKPYVNVDVNNSSKNLSPEEVSAMVLGKMKDIAEGYLGKTVTYAVVTAPAYFNDVQRQATKDAGTIAGLNVLHVLNEPIAAAIAYGLDNMGEGDQERLIIVYDLGGSTFDVSLLSVEDGIFEVWANAGDAYLGGEDFDHRVMDYFIKQYNNINNVDVTKDLQAVEKLKREVEKAKRTLSSQMSTRFEIKAFYKGRDFSETLTRAKFEELNIDLFKKTLKPVEQVLKDAKVKKSEVDHIVLAGGSTRIPKVQSLVEGFFGRKKVSSGINPDEAIAFGATILSDVANRPHVSCTLPIFMDVNPLTLGIETTGGVMTKFIPRNFVIPFSKSRIFSTTADNQSTILIQVFEGERSMTRDNNLLGKFELTGIPPAPRGVPQIEVSFNLDANGILKVSASDRATGKEESITIANDKGRLTPHEIERIVMEAEEFAEEDKSIKAKIEAHNRDCLGCQIDGDDKQAILDAVKVTDWLEDMVAIASAEDFEAENFEEHKEKLPSVAYLITSKLYDSAPEDDEPLDHREL, from the exons ATGCTGCGCCTACTGCTACCCAACGGCGCGTTCTCGTCTTTCACTTGGACCACCGTCTTCTACCTCGCGCTTATTGTGCCTTTAGCTTTCTTTGGCACCTCCACCAACGCCGAGGTGGTAGAGGAGGATGACGGGGGCTCTATTATTGGTATTGACTTAGGAACCACCTATTC TTCTGTCGGTGTGATGCAGAATGGCACGGTCGAGATTCTAATCAATGACCAGGGAAATCGACTTACCCCATCGTACGTCGCTTTTACGGATGAAGAGCGTCTGATTGGTGACGCTGCGAAGGACCAATACGCTGTCAATCCACACCGGACGATCTTTGGCATCAA GCGTCTAATTGGTCGCAAGTTTGATGACACGGATGTCCAGAATAAGGCCTTCCCATTCAAGGTCGTCAACAAAGATGGAAAGCCCTACGTTAATGTCGACGtcaacaactcctccaagAATCTCTCTCCGGAGGAAGTCTCCGCTATGGTTCTAGGCAAGATGAAGGATATCGCTGAGGGCTACCTAGGCAAAACGGTCACTTACGCCGTTGTCACGGCCCCTGCTTACTTCAACGACGTCCAGCGTCAGGCCACTAAGGATGCTGGTACTATTGCCGGTCTCAATGTTCTTCACGTGCTCAATGAACCTATCGCCGCCGCTATCGCGTATGGTCTAGATAATATGGGCGAGGGCGATCAAGAGCGTCTAATTATTGTCTACGATCTGGGTGGTAGTACCTTCGATGTTTCTCTCCTGTCTGTCGAGGACGGCATCTTCGAGGTCTGGGCTAACGCCGGTGACGCCTAccttggtggtgaggatTTCGATCACCGTGTGATGGACTACTTCATCAAGCAGTacaacaatatcaacaacgTCGATGTCACTAAGGACCTTCAGGCTGTTGAAAAGCTAAAACGGGAGGTTGAGAAGGCTAAGCGAACGCTTTCCTCGCAGATGTCTACTCGCTTTGAAATTAAGGCCTTCTACAAGGGCAGAGATTTCTCTGAGACCCTGACTCGAGCCAAGTTTGAGGAACTGAACATAGATCTGTTCAAGAAGACCTTGAAGCCTGTGGAACAAGTGCTTAAGGACGCTAAGGTCAAGAAGTCCGAGGTTGATCATATTGTTCTTGCTGGTGGCTCTACTCGTATTCCTAAGGTTCAGTCTCTTGTGGAGGGGTTCTTCGGTAGGAAGAAGGTGAGCAGCGGTATTAATCCCGACGAGGCTATCGCTTTTGGTGCTACTATTCTTAGTGACGTGGCTAATCGCCCACATGTATCATGTACTCTCCCTATTTTTATGGACGTCAATCCCTTGACCCTAGGTATTGAGACTACTGGTGGTGTGATGACCAAGTTCATCCCCCGCAACTTTGTTATTCCTTTTAGCAAGTCGCGGATCTTTTCGACTACGGCCGACAACCAGTCCACCATCCTGATCCAGGTGTTCGAGGGCGAACGGTCGATGACTAGGGATAACAACCTGCTTGGCAAGTTCGAGCTAACCGGTATACCCCCGGCGCCGCGTGGTGTTCCTCAGATCGAGGTGTCATTCAACCTTGACGCCAACGGTATTCTCAAGGTCAGCGCTAGCGATAGGGCTACTGGCAAGGAGGAGTCAATAACAATCGCTAACGACAAAGGTCGCCTGACCCCGCACGAGATCGAACGCATAGTAATGGAAGCCGAGGAGttcgccgaagaagataaGTCGATTAAGGCTAAGATCGAGGCTCACAATAGGGACTGTCTGGGCTGCCAGATTGATGGGGACGATAAGCAGGCCATCCTTGACGCTGTGAAGGTGACGGATTGGCTCGAGGACATGGTTGCTATTGCTTCTGCTGAGGACTTCGAAGCTGAGAACTTCGAGGAGCATAAGGAGAAGCTCCCGAGTGTTGCCTACCTGATCACTAGCAAGCTCTACGATTCTGCCCcagaggacgacgagccgCTCGACCATCGCGAACTTTAA
- a CDS encoding uncharacterized protein (ID:PFLUO_000077-T1.cds;~source:funannotate), with protein MIGYDFEHDDDFGLCLAAARHLAIALDGINLEDSAYQFGIGLRVYELRKNSAFDLLNSRNECFIREGSDRRVYIRGETEMLENGKVRVRPIATRACWSFEELQGELQEGLTHRKTATSTVHDQSSRTHAVIEMEIITKDLLNARNDVVERQSELVPIGKHATDVYIEEQCHAVVQTEDGKYVPNPNYKVNQQRIDAVETKKAEFESRVKKAEEHESEVFAVTARAHQCTGGRLVFVDLAGAEFLSGMAGTGLKQTPQEKQQGRQINTDLLALKEVIRARSLARSRIPYRSSPLTMVLREHFEASNDAQSSMILTVSPGADQYAATMNTLKYGDLVGLANGHK; from the coding sequence ATGATCGGTTACGACTTTGAACATGACGACGACTTTGGTCTTTGCTTAGCAGCTGCGCGTCATCTGGCCATTGCGCTCGATGGAATCAACTTAGAGGATAGCGCCTACCAATTTGGCATTGGCCTCCGAGTGTACGAATTGCGCAAAAATAGCGCTTTTGACCTCCTCAATAGCCGAAACGAGTGCTTTATTCGCGAGGGCTCCGATCGACGGGTTTACATCCGAGGCGAAACAGAAATGCTAGAGAATGGGAAAGTGAGAGTCAGGCCAATTGCTACTAGGGCATGCTGGAGCTTCGAAGAGCTACAAGGGGAGCTACAGGAAGGCCTGACGCACCGCAAGACCGCAACATCAACGGTACATGACCAAAGCTCGCGCACGCATGCAGTTATTGAAATGGAAATCATTACCAAAGATCTTCTCAATGCGCGTAACGACGTGGTTGAGAGGCAATCAGAGCTTGTTCCTATCGGCAAACATGCGACAGATGTGTATATCGAGGAGCAGTGTCACGCAGTGGTTCAGACTGAAGATGGGAAATACGTCCCAAATCCTAATTATAAAGTGAACCAGCAACGTATCGATGCTGTGGAAACAAAGAAGGCCGAGTTTGAATCTCGTGTGaaaaaagcagaagagcACGAATCTGAAGTTTTCGCTGTTACCGCTCGTGCACATCAATGTACCGGCGGAAGGCTAGTTTTCGTGGACTTGGCCGGTGCCGAGTTTCTTTCTGGCATGGCTGGAACTGGGCTCAAACAAACTCCTCAGGAGAAACAACAAGGGAGGCAGATTAACACAGACCTTCTCGCATTGAAGGAAGTGATCCGAGCCAGATCGCTTGCTCGATCGCGTATCCCGTACCGGTCCTCTCCATTGACTATGGTGCTGCGTGAGCACTTCGAGGCATCAAATGATGCTCAATCGTCAATGATCCTCACTGTCTCGCCGGGGGCAGATCAATATGCGGCAACGATGAACACATTAAAGTATGGGGATCTGGTTGGCTTAGCAAATGGACACAAGTAA
- a CDS encoding uncharacterized protein (ID:PFLUO_000078-T1.cds;~source:funannotate), translating into MASGAGAMAIEPIADPRANPETNDNIVEGKIMERNWGLEARVDSTVTFEEFAYWAEIERADEMERNRLYNEKRGPMSVAKMIKGRFSHGIHHEEQKEREKAAQESNDSEQKDPAVVQQTDMTVTEEEWKTAARALKTASWGTVFFLITTDILGWGSCPYAYSTLGYGPGTALYVIFSVAAGVSGYILWKVFLSLDSSRYPILSYGDTFFRVFGRKSRHFINVTQAFQQFMTVAVLILGSGQIIAQLSGGVICYIVCFLIFTIFGIFAGMMRGLQHVGWLANASVWLNIISFIIVMVAAAHFGVDYGPTIKGTRVQEIGPIMTYAGPPPDQYQPAAAGFAGQLNGINQMVYSWGGALLFVAFLAEMRHPMDFWKGLMVAQLFICIVYIFFGVFVYSFYGQYSAQVITTAVEPFGLQTVGNVFALLTGAIACIMYFNIGMKTVYIEVFQEVFKFPPIITRKGRMMWFALGPVYWAVAFIVAASVPNLGGISGIVSSLLILNFTYTFPAILFVGFNCQRGARLPGEGFNAATRETIRHDGGYKRWIRGYMKKWHINIASTIYFLGGLTLSGLGSWAAVESLIIWANGKSSKATSWGCTVPV; encoded by the exons ATGGCTAGCGGAGCGGGAGCCATGGCCATTGAGCCCATTGCCGATCCTCGTGCAAACCCAGAAACCAACGATAATATCGTCGAGGGCAAAATCATGGAGCGCAACTGGGGTCTCGAGGCTCGTGTCGACTCCACTGTCACGTTTGAGGAGTTTGCCTACTGGGCTGAGATCGAGCGTGCCGATGAAATGGAGAGGAATCGCCTATATAACGAGAAGCGCGGTCCAATGTCGgtggccaagatgatcaagggtCGCTTCTCACATGGAATCCATCatgaagagcaaaaagagcGCGAGAAGGCTGCTCAGGAGTCCAATGACAGCGAGCAGAAGGATCCAGCTGTTGTCCAGCAAACCGACATGACCgtgacggaggaggaatggAAGACTGCGGCCAGGGCCTTGAAGACGGCCAGCTGGGGaaccgtcttcttcttgattACTACCGATATTCTCGGATGGGGAAGCTGCCC ATACGCTTATTCCACTCTGGGCTATGGGCCTGGCACTGCTCTCTACGTTATCTTCTCGGTTGCTGCTGGAGTCAGTGGCTATATCCTGTGGAAAGTTTTCTTGAGCCTTGACTCGTCCCGGTATCCTATCCTGAGTTATGGCGACACTTTCTTCCGCGTGTTTGGCCGCAAGTCGCGCCACTTCATCAACGTGACCCAAGCCTTCCAACAATTCATGACCGTGGCAGTCTTAATTCTCGGAAGCGGTCAGATCATCGCTCAGCTTTCAGGTGGAGTTATCTGTTACATTGTCTgcttcctcatcttcacgATCTTCGGCATTTTTGCCGGAATGATGCGTGGCTTGCAGCATGTTGGATGGCTGGCCAATGCATCGGTCTGGTTGAATATTATCAGTTTCATTATTGT CATGGTCGCAGCGGCCCATTTCGGAGTCGACTATGGCCCTACCATAAAGGGCACGCGCGTTCAGGAGATTGGACCTATCATGACCTATGCAGGACCGCCGCCTGATCAGTACCAGCCCGCGGCAGCTGGATTCGCTGGACAGTTGAACGGTATCAACCAAATGGTTT ACAGCTGGGGCGGTGCTCTGCTCTTCGTGGCCTTCTTGGCTGAGATGCGTCACCCGATGGACTTCTGGAAGGGACTGATGGTTGCCCAGCTCTTCATCTGTATTGTCTATATTTTCTTCGGTGTCTTT GTCTACTCCTTCTATGGGCAGTACTCGGCCCAAGTGATTACTACCGCCGTTGAACCCTTCGGCCTGCAAACTGTCGGAAACGTCTTCGCTCTATTGACAGGCGCTATCGCATGCA TTATGTACTTCAACATTGGCATGAAGACTGTCTACATCGAAGTCTTCCAAGAAGTATTCAAGTTCCCTCCTATCATCACCCGGAAAGGCCGCATGATGTGGTTTGCTTTGGGACCGGTCTACTGGGCTGTAGCTTTCATCGTTGCCGCCTCCGTTCCCAACTTAGGCGGCATCTCAGGCATAGTCAGCTCTCTTCTGATCCTCAACTTTACCTACACCTTCCCTGCCATCTTGTTCGTCGGCTTCAACTGCCAGAGAGGCGCCCGGCTTCCAGGAGAAGGGTTTAACGCGGCCACACGTGAGACTATCAGACATGACGGCGGCTACAAGAGATGGATCCGTGGATACATGAAGAAGTGGCACATCAATATTGCTAGCACGATCTACTTCCTAGGCGGCCTAACTCTCTCTGGACTGGGCTCGTGGGCGGCTGTCGAGTCTCTGATTATATGGGCGAACGGGAAATCTTCAAAAGCCACGTCGTGGGGATGCACTGTACCTGTATAG
- a CDS encoding uncharacterized protein (ID:PFLUO_000075-T1.cds;~source:funannotate), with protein sequence MATPRSALRPLSRTVLATPSRPRTIFPLLAGQQHNRFDPSLPFPASASPSRLSCSPYSQARHSSWSAPTSTNVRKKVTIQTLQTLYKKGEPITMITAHDFPSGHVADVSGMDVILVGDSLGMVAMGLDNTSEVIMEEMLLHCRSVARATKSAFTIADLPMGSYEISPDQAMESAIRLVKEGRVQGVKIEGGEEIAPTIKRITQAGLPVVGHVGLTPQRQNSLGGFRVQGKTAKGALKLLHDAIAMQEAGAFMLVLEAMPPEVATIITQKLRIPTVGIGAGNGCSGQVLVQVDMTGYFQPGRFVPKFVKQFADVWGEASRGIVQYREEVKSRAFPSQEHTYPISQEELAKLEKAVDEVH encoded by the exons ATGGCTACACCGCGCTCGGCATTGCGGCCGCTCTCGCGGACGGTTCTAGCTACGCCGTCACGGCCCCGAACAATATTTCCTCTCCTGGCTGGTCAACAACACAATCGCTTCGATCCCTCATTACCATTccccgcctccgcctcgccGTCGCGGTTGTCCTGTTCCCCCTACAGCCAGGCCAGACACAGCTCCTGGTCTGCTCCCACCTCAACCAATGTTCGCAAGAAGGTCACCATCCAGACATTACAAACCCTCTATAAGAAAGGAGAACCAATCACTATGATCACGGCACACGACTTCCCTAGCGGCCATGTCGCCGATGTCTCGGGCATGGATGTGATTCTGGTCGGAGACAGCTTGGGGATGGTGGCGATGGGCCTGGATAACACAAGCGAGGTAATtatggaggagatgctgttGCATTGTCGGAGTGTAGCTCGGGCAACGAAAAGTGCCTTTACT ATTGCGGATCTGCCCATGGGTTCGTACGAGATTTCCCCCGATCAGGCTATGGAGTCTGCCATCCGCCTTGTCAAGGAAGGCCGCGTGCAAGGCGTCAAGATCGAAGGAGGCGAGGAGATTGCCCCGACAATCAAACGCATTACCCAGGCCGGTTTGCCCGTCGTCGGTCATGTGGGCCTTACACCCCAGCGACAGAACTCGCTTGGTGGTTTCCGCGTCCAAGGCAAGACCGCCAAGGGTGCGTTGAAGTTGCTCCATGATGCAATCGCCATGCAAGAGGCCGGGGCCTTCATGCTTGTCTTGGAGGCGATGCCGCCGGAGGTGGCCACGATCATCACCCAGAAACTCCGGATCCCCACCGTTGGCATTGGGGCTGGCAACGGCTGCTCGGGCCAGGTTTTGGTGCAGGTCGACATGACCGGCTACTTCCAACCTGGTCGCTTTGTGCCTAAGTTTGTAAAGCAGTTTGCCGATGTTTGGGGCGAGGCATCTCGAGGGATTGTCCAGTACCGCGAGGAGGTCAAGAGCCGGGCTTTCCCGTCGCAAGAACACACATATCCAATCTCacaagaagagctggccAAGCTTGAAAAGGCAGTGGACGAGGTCCACTAG
- a CDS encoding uncharacterized protein (ID:PFLUO_000074-T1.cds;~source:funannotate): MKNAFTPKKYSPQDTTAQLESEFQEGSTTIPTSASTSHSSAFKPEGEDSVEPKDLWKAAYDQLDETQKSMLSTVEVPTRPNSNGAPQAIDVVHTVIETTKGQYEQYQNGGPKIRRSKGDDINVHKVLEGHERSVNAVVFSPDGRSVASASYDGTVRLWDTATGSQQQKLEGHERSALTVVFSPDGQSVASSSDDGTVRLWDTATGTQLQKLEGHEDSVNTVVFSPDGRSVASGSLDGTIRLWDTTTGSQQQKLEGHKDSVNTAVFSPDGRLVASSSDDRTIWLWDTTTGSQQKKLEGHEDSVWTVVFSPDGQSVASGSNDGTVRLWDTTTGSQQKKLEGHERSVWTVVFSPDGQSVASGSNDGTVRLWDTVSII; encoded by the coding sequence ATGAAGAACGCTTTCACGCCCAAAAAATACAGTCCTCAAGACACAACGGCCCAACTGGAGTCTGAATTTCAGGAAGGTTCGACAACCATACCCACGTCAGCCTCTACCAGCCACTCGAGCGCATTCAAGCCCGAAGGGGAGGACTCTGTAGAACCCAAAGACCTGTGGAAAGCTGCTTACGATCAACTGGACGAAACTCAAAAGTCTATGCTGTCGACAGTTGAGGTTCCTACTAGACCAAACAGCAACGGTGCTCCACAGGCCATTGACGTCGTTCATACGGTTATCGAGACGACTAAAGGACAATATGAACAATATCAAAACGGGGGACCGAAGATCCGAAGGTCAAAGGGGGACGATATCAATGTTCACAAAGTGCTCGAGGGGCATGAACGTTCGGTCAACGCGGTGGTCTTCTCCCCAGATGGCCGGTCGGTGGCATCAGCCTCATATGACGGAACTGTGCGTCTCTGGGATACCGCGACGGGCTCCCAGCAACAGAAGCTCGAGGGGCATGAACGTTCGGCCCTGACGGTGGTCTTCTCTCCAGATGGCCAGTCGGTGGCATCGAGCTCAGATGACGGAACTGTGCGGCTCTGGGATACTGCCACGGGCACCCAGCTACAGAAGCTCGAGGGCCATGAAGATTCAGTCAACACGGTGGTCTTCTCCCCAGATGGCCGGTCAGTAGCATCAGGCTCACTTGACGGAACTATACGGCTCTGGGATACTACCACAGGCTCCCAGCAACAGAAGCTTGAGGGCCATAAAGATTCGGTTAATACGGCGGTCTTCTCCCCAGATGGCCGGTTGGTAGCATCAAGCTCAGATGATAGAACTATATGGCTCTGGGATACTACTACAGGCTCCCAGCAAAAGAAGCTTGAGGGCCATGAAGATTCAGTCTGGACGGTAGTCTTCTCCCCAGATGGCCAGTCGGTGGCATCGGGCTCAAATGATGGAACTGTGCGGCTCTGGGATACCACTACAGGCTCCCAGCAAAAGAAGCTTGAGGGCCACGAACGTTCCGTCTGGACGGTAGTCTTCTCCCCAGATGGCCAGTCGGTGGCATCAGGCTCAAATGACGGAACTGTGCGCCTCTGGGATACCGTCAGTATAATTTAA